In Gimesia benthica, a single window of DNA contains:
- a CDS encoding WD40 repeat domain-containing protein codes for MWFIIKNGIEVGPLSNRQLRELALTKRLLPSDVIRASDSVDVLRADSLNGLFQPDTKTSRPTPPPPPLPQSEPSTPRNPLFSVSPFMVAMIGLGLLTVSTVFAVIEHNSSPQTAIAIQQGDDVLDGEKDDEFIAGNNAVNTPPSVSDLQEQDSSKHQTKNSDTQNTAPKVANKRSRATGSEPYQLDGIENLTIQVHNDAISAEWLGRLWEERIEYESVAFSPDGEILAAAGALRHGLVHWEGVILLAEAATGRTIVAMRKVHDRPVISMAFSPDSQMLASGSNDGVVKIWKHDPPNEVSKMVFTHPISGLGRAPDRPERLFWTGNGTGLIATGGVDSSPPLYGSIVRWDSAGWNETYALRLEGRVTSAGLTRNNEIITASTYGIDMWNADTGKPAIFTTDSELLKRDEYPHGKGSNCLVSSSEDGAVIVARPFGGKRGQLNVYRNNSRLTTIRVGEEADRAVVSSTGNMVATYSHGSDVVIWDTATGAKLVTISGIRQYLSAMTFSPDDQMLAISLSGGDNVGRLLVLRVKQK; via the coding sequence ATGTGGTTTATCATCAAAAATGGCATTGAGGTCGGTCCGTTATCCAACCGGCAGCTTCGTGAATTGGCTTTAACTAAACGTCTTTTACCCAGTGACGTCATTAGAGCTTCTGATTCTGTAGATGTTTTGCGTGCTGATTCGCTCAATGGTCTGTTCCAGCCGGACACGAAGACCAGCCGTCCAACGCCTCCTCCGCCCCCGTTGCCTCAATCCGAACCATCCACTCCAAGGAATCCATTATTTTCTGTGTCACCGTTCATGGTTGCGATGATCGGTCTCGGGTTGTTGACGGTATCCACGGTTTTTGCAGTCATTGAACACAACTCTTCACCGCAAACAGCAATAGCCATCCAGCAAGGCGATGACGTGTTGGATGGAGAAAAGGATGATGAATTCATTGCTGGGAACAATGCAGTCAACACGCCACCTTCGGTCTCTGATCTCCAAGAGCAGGATTCCTCAAAACATCAAACAAAGAATTCTGATACACAGAACACCGCTCCCAAAGTTGCTAATAAAAGGTCGCGTGCTACAGGTAGTGAACCTTACCAATTGGATGGAATAGAAAACCTGACAATTCAAGTTCACAATGATGCCATCTCTGCAGAGTGGCTGGGAAGACTTTGGGAGGAGCGAATCGAATATGAATCAGTTGCGTTTTCCCCAGATGGCGAGATTCTGGCAGCAGCAGGTGCTCTTCGTCATGGACTTGTCCATTGGGAAGGTGTGATTTTATTGGCCGAGGCTGCCACAGGTCGAACGATAGTGGCGATGCGTAAGGTACATGATCGGCCTGTTATTTCGATGGCGTTTTCTCCTGATAGCCAGATGCTGGCGAGTGGTAGCAATGATGGCGTAGTGAAAATCTGGAAACATGATCCACCGAACGAAGTCTCCAAAATGGTGTTCACTCACCCGATTTCCGGTCTTGGGCGTGCCCCAGATCGACCTGAGCGATTGTTTTGGACTGGAAACGGAACAGGGCTGATTGCTACAGGTGGCGTCGACTCTTCTCCCCCACTTTATGGCAGTATTGTCCGATGGGATTCAGCAGGATGGAACGAAACGTATGCGTTACGTCTTGAAGGAAGAGTGACTTCTGCGGGCCTCACCCGAAATAACGAAATCATTACAGCGTCCACATATGGCATCGACATGTGGAATGCTGATACCGGTAAACCAGCAATATTCACTACTGATTCAGAGTTGCTTAAACGGGACGAGTATCCTCATGGCAAAGGTTCTAACTGTCTGGTTTCATCATCCGAGGATGGAGCAGTCATTGTTGCTCGCCCATTCGGAGGCAAGCGTGGTCAATTAAATGTCTATCGCAATAATTCACGACTCACAACGATTCGAGTTGGAGAAGAAGCGGATAGGGCGGTTGTTTCTTCGACCGGCAATATGGTAGCCACCTACAGCCATGGCTCAGATGTCGTGATCTGGGACACTGCGACGGGGGCTAAGTTAGTGACGATTTCAGGGATTCGTCAATACCTCTCAGCAATGACATTCTCACCTGATGACCAGATGCTTGCGATCTCACTTTCCGGTGGGGATAACGTGGGTCGCCTCCTTGTTTTGCGAGTGAAACAAAAATGA
- a CDS encoding LamG-like jellyroll fold domain-containing protein — MKVPVHFYISAGGVGFGPFSSEQLTQFVLAGIVDEDNLVWRKGDETSQRAATVLDEKFTVSAIEDELAPSLAATGLMWGIAFAIWLAAAGIFAYAVSGRFLDQQFATSDGSRESLKDDQHTTNGNSKPELKSPAISNGKQKVILPQPIFSLTFDDDVIPANRITESGARLVNGKIGKAIEFDGRNFIETQCTLPSGNSPRTLTAWIQNSGDSRIMNSHAIACGSDVEGKRVWGIYHANGNWATYGWGHYLEANTHVDREWHFHCISFDGENVVYYVDGENVGEKKAKLDTTAGPMILGTYANRAMGFCFKGLIDEVKVYDVALDKQQVEELYGSYRHK; from the coding sequence ATGAAAGTACCGGTGCACTTCTATATTTCAGCGGGTGGTGTGGGCTTTGGTCCTTTCAGCAGCGAACAACTCACGCAATTCGTTTTAGCCGGGATCGTAGATGAAGATAACCTCGTGTGGCGAAAAGGTGACGAGACTTCGCAGCGAGCAGCCACTGTGCTCGATGAGAAGTTCACGGTTTCTGCTATCGAAGATGAACTAGCTCCTTCGTTGGCTGCAACAGGTTTAATGTGGGGTATTGCTTTTGCGATCTGGTTGGCGGCTGCCGGAATCTTTGCATATGCCGTCAGCGGTCGATTTTTGGATCAGCAGTTTGCGACATCCGATGGGAGTAGAGAATCCCTCAAGGATGATCAGCATACCACCAATGGAAACTCGAAACCGGAATTGAAGTCTCCTGCGATATCGAACGGCAAGCAAAAAGTCATTCTTCCCCAACCAATCTTTTCTCTGACATTTGATGATGATGTGATTCCTGCAAACCGCATTACAGAAAGTGGTGCAAGACTTGTTAATGGAAAGATCGGTAAAGCTATTGAGTTCGATGGCAGGAACTTTATCGAAACCCAGTGCACTTTGCCGTCTGGAAACTCCCCCCGCACATTGACTGCATGGATTCAGAATTCAGGAGATTCACGGATTATGAATTCTCATGCCATCGCATGTGGCAGCGATGTTGAGGGAAAGCGAGTCTGGGGCATATATCATGCGAATGGAAATTGGGCGACGTATGGCTGGGGACACTATTTGGAAGCGAACACTCATGTGGATCGTGAGTGGCATTTTCACTGCATTTCATTTGATGGCGAAAATGTCGTTTATTATGTCGATGGTGAAAATGTAGGTGAGAAAAAAGCAAAACTGGATACAACTGCTGGTCCTATGATTCTTGGGACTTATGCCAATCGGGCGATGGGCTTCTGTTTCAAAGGGCTCATTGATGAAGTGAAAGTCTATGATGTTGCACTTGATAAACAGCAAGTCGAAGAGCTTTATGGGAGCTACCGTCATAAATGA
- a CDS encoding Yip1 family protein: protein MSGQPRTSKTTIIARILALGASLGTTFFYVLAALGMSAAIGPIWIGAVIGISLFVFVMWAIIRFLGWVMSGDDPSYQQYIAEGGDPYFDGLPPPFNTDSWTQRVGGLSEPDTDFVPPDNWEFQCLKCGARREHQIDICWNCGHGNDVRQCHGCGMLVKEPSFGAFETTGVICPECGTILKS from the coding sequence ATGAGCGGACAACCAAGAACTTCAAAGACGACAATCATCGCCAGAATCCTCGCTTTGGGAGCATCACTCGGTACGACTTTTTTCTACGTTCTTGCAGCATTAGGAATGAGTGCAGCCATTGGTCCAATCTGGATCGGTGCTGTGATCGGCATCAGTCTTTTTGTGTTCGTTATGTGGGCGATCATTCGATTTTTAGGATGGGTCATGTCTGGCGATGATCCCAGCTATCAACAATACATCGCTGAGGGTGGCGATCCATATTTTGATGGGCTGCCTCCTCCCTTTAACACAGACTCTTGGACGCAACGCGTAGGCGGACTTAGCGAGCCTGACACCGACTTTGTTCCGCCAGACAATTGGGAATTCCAATGCCTGAAATGCGGAGCACGGAGAGAGCATCAAATCGATATCTGCTGGAATTGTGGACACGGAAACGATGTGCGGCAGTGTCATGGCTGCGGAATGCTTGTGAAAGAACCCAGTTTTGGTGCGTTCGAAACTACAGGTGTGATTTGTCCTGAGTGTGGAACAATTCTTAAATCCTGA